The DNA region ACAGTTAGAtcccggaggttggggacccctactCTAGATGACGAATTTAAGAATTTGGATACATCCTGCAGGCTTCTTTAAAAAGCCAACAAGATATTTCCTATCTCACCACGTAATCCTAGAGTCCGAAGAAGAGGCGGGACAATGCTTCCTAAACCCAGAAAGAATGGGCGTGGAAGGGCGGGGTAGGCGAGGGAGCAGCAGTTTATTGTCCAATCGAGATGCGAGGTTCGCTATATATTTTGGGAAGACCGAGTGCTCACATCACTGTTAGGTAGTTGGCACTACTTACCAATGGCTCGCACTAAGCAGACGGCTCGCAAGTCCACCGGCGGCAAGGCGCCGCGCAAACAGCTCGCCACCAAGGCGGCTCGCAAGAGCGCGCCGGCCACCGGCGGCGTGAAGAAGCCGCACCGCTACCGGCCCGGCACGGTAGCTCTGCGCGAGATCCGCCGTTACCAGAAGTCCACGGAGCTGCTGATCCGCAAGCTGCCGTTCCAGCGGCTGGTGCGCGAGATCGCGCAAGACTTCAAGACTGACCTGCGCTTCCAGAGCTCGGCCGTGATGGCGCTGCAGGAGGCGTGCGAGGCCTATCTGGTGGGGCTCTTCGAGGACACCAACCTGTGTGCCATCCACGCCAAGCGCGTCACCATCATGCCCAAGGACATCCAGCTTGCCCGCCGCATCCGTGGGGAGAGAGCATAAATTTAGTGGCTCCTCCAAGTAACACATACCACCAAAGGCTCTTTTAAGAGCCCCTCAATTGTCACCAAAAGGGAGCTGTTCATTGTCGAGTATACATAATTACCAGCAAATGAAAAACGCCATGAGTTTTAAATGGAACGTATCGTGGACCCAAATATTACTGTGCCACGTCAATACTATGCAGAAGTGGCTGTATCCTGGGCTCCGAATCAGTCTATTGAACTGTTTCTCGGggaagcatttttttaaagagataatattTAATCCTTGGCTAAAGGAAGTGACTGAAAGTGGTCCATTACTtcttaattagtgctttctgtgGATAGTTCTGTAATGACAAATGAAGCGCCTTTCCCCCACCTTTTGCCAAGTGCCATACAACTTAAGATAATGTGTCTCCTGTCTCCCTGTTGCAGGAAGAAATATTGGTCGAGGTTCACAGCAGCCAGTTGCCCAATTACTCAGCTCTCTGCGACTCACCTACAACAGTTGTAAAATGTGGCAAATGAATTAGTTTGTAGACCATACTAAGACGTTCCTGGCACTAAATGCTCAATGAATGTTAGCTATATTATGCCCTTCTTTTGTAAAGCAGACACCgccaccgccccctcccctcccagccttcccaagttttctgaaagttttgtGATTGAAACAGTGGGAAATGCTTGATTGAATCATTTTCTTAAGATCTCCTTTTCTTTAGATCTGGGTTTGCATAATTCTGAAAAAAGGCAGACCTGTAAGAAAAACATGAACTATCTGAGGAGGAATTCAAACCGTGAAAGccataaagtaaatattttaggttttgcaggTAACATATAGTCTCTGTCACATCTTAAAGatattcttaaaaatacagaaacttaCCTTGACCATACAAAAATAAGCCAAATAAGATTTGGCCATAAGAGGCTATAGTTTCAACTCCAGGAACCCCTGAAGACATGAAGTGTCAGCCTACAGGTTTTCACAAGAACTGACTGTTGACTGTATGAGAGACCCTAATCATCATTGCATCCAGGGACAAAATCCTCTCCAAGCTTCCTCCTCCCCCAAAATAACAAACATCACCCTCCATTTCACCTCAAAGTTACTGCCTCAGGGCCCTTGGATGTTAATGTTTTCCTGAATTCTCTTGAACTTATATAACCTCCACTCACTCCCTTACTATCCAACCCACACTTATAGTCAGAAGCCAATTATTTCACTGAAAGATACAGGTCTATCTTcattaaatatacagaaatatccACACTGAGGTCCTACAAAAGAAGGTGTTCCTGACCATTCAATTTGTTAAATGTTGGTGGAAATGGAGTTTGAGGGAGAGCAGTGGAaagtgctgaagctccaaaggaggaaaacagcttctaagagagggagagagacccaTGCCATCTAAACAGCCTTTCCGCTGTTGCTGGAAGCCCTTGAATAATTTTTAGCCGAtttcagagggtttttttttctaaaatacatttctgggttaagaaattttctttctcattttaatggATTTGCTTGCAAATTAAAGGGAGAAAGCTTCTCAATCAAAAACAGACTAAATTTGTTTGAATTTGAAGACAGGTCATTGGATTCTGAAGCCAAAGCAATTTCTATTCCTCATGGAAGAAGTCACTTTGACTACAGAACTAGTCCGAGCCGCGAAATCCCATTCTCTAAAAACAATGGCATCTGgaaactccttggaagacaaaaccgatttttaaagtaaaatctaTATGCTTAATTTGTGGCTGTAGGCAACTGGCCATCCTGCACCTGTGTTACTTGCTGCCGTTCGAAGCAAAGTTTAAGCAAAACCAAGGAACCTAGTGTCTTTCCTCTTGCAAAAATCGAAGGCCGAACTTGGCgacaatgccttttaaaaaacattcacttGATACTTAACTAAAACTTTATTGCAATATGCAACTACGTAGCTCGATGCCTTACGTCCGGTGAATCTATAGGAAAAGctgaagggatttttaaaaatatctttcattaACTGCGCGTGAGtcataaaaacacaaacaagtaTGTGACCTTGGaggctgttttcctcctttgaaGCTTCAAAGAGTCAAATTCTGTACCactgtttttaacatttaatcAAATTTTGGGGACTAACAAACACAGTTTGGGAGTCCAACCACGACAGGCGGCTGCCTGAGGGCGGTGGATCGGACGTTCCACCAATCACAGGGCAGCACCGACTTATATAAACCCGGGCCGGCGCAAGACAGCATTGCAAAACTTGCTCTTTGGAATTTGAGTCTCTCTGCTTCTAGCAGGTTCTCCCATCGCAATGTCGGAAACCGCTCCTGCTGAGACGGCCGCCCCGGCGCCGGTGGAGAAGTCTCCTGCCAAGAAGAAAACAACCAAGAAGACCGCGAGCGGTGGAGCGGCGAAGCGCAAGGCTACCGGGCCCCCAGTTTCCGAGCTGATCACTAAGGCTGTCGCCGCCTCCAAAGAGCGCAATGGCCTTTCTTTGGCTGCGCTCAAGAAAGCGCTGGCAGCCGGGGGCTACGATGTGGAGAAGAACAATAGCCGCATCAAGCTGGGTCTCAAGAGCCTGGTGAGCAAGGGCACACTGGTGCAGACCAAGGGCACCGGGGCTTCCGGCTCTTTCAAGCTCAACAAGAAGGCGGCTGCTGGGGAAGCCAAGCCCAAAACCAAGAAGGCGGGGGCTGCGAAAGCGAAGAAACCCGCAGGGGCCACCCCTAAGAAACCCAAGAAGGCTGCGGGAGCGAAAAAAGCCGTTAAGAAGACGCCTAAGAAGGCGAAAAAGCCCGCGGCCTCTGGTGTCAAAAAAGTGGCCAAGAGCCCCAAGAAGGCCAAAACAGCGGCAAAGCCAAAGAAGGCTGCTAAGAGCCCCGCGAAGCCCAAGGCAGTGAAGCCAAAGGCGGCGAAACCCAAAACCTCCAAGCCTAAGGCAGCAAAACCCAAAGCTGCAAAGGCGAAGAAGGCGGCTCCTAAGAAGAAGTAGAAAGTTGGCGCTTGAGAAGCAAACCCCAAAGGCTCTTTTCAGAGCCACCCAGAGATCTCTGGAAACAGCTGTGCACTTTGATCTATTTTCTAATCGCTCTCCAAGCCAATATTCCTTCCCGTTAATAATTCCCATTTTCCCCCTACCAATAAAATCATAGAACTTAACTCTTGTAAGCGAGCAAACTAGTACTGACAGCCCCGAAAACTAGCGTCTTGGCCTGcatgcagtgcatggggtcgcgcttttcactttcatggtaacatctagtgttcttgccaggataaaTCCCAAGGAAAGGGCCGCCTGGTGGGTTgcccgtttatggggtcgcaga from Ovis canadensis isolate MfBH-ARS-UI-01 breed Bighorn chromosome 20, ARS-UI_OviCan_v2, whole genome shotgun sequence includes:
- the LOC138425633 gene encoding histone H3.1 — its product is MARTKQTARKSTGGKAPRKQLATKAARKSAPATGGVKKPHRYRPGTVALREIRRYQKSTELLIRKLPFQRLVREIAQDFKTDLRFQSSAVMALQEACEAYLVGLFEDTNLCAIHAKRVTIMPKDIQLARRIRGERA
- the H1-5 gene encoding histone H1.5 — its product is MSETAPAETAAPAPVEKSPAKKKTTKKTASGGAAKRKATGPPVSELITKAVAASKERNGLSLAALKKALAAGGYDVEKNNSRIKLGLKSLVSKGTLVQTKGTGASGSFKLNKKAAAGEAKPKTKKAGAAKAKKPAGATPKKPKKAAGAKKAVKKTPKKAKKPAASGVKKVAKSPKKAKTAAKPKKAAKSPAKPKAVKPKAAKPKTSKPKAAKPKAAKAKKAAPKKK